Below is a genomic region from Leptospira venezuelensis.
GTTCTCGATCTCGAATGCAACCTTTTCAGATTCCACTTTAAAAAGTGCGTCTTGTACTTTTGTAGGATTGCTCTTCAAACGATTTAGAGGAATATGATACACGGAACGTTTAGAACGGAATATTGGCACCATGGAAACAGGTGAAAAAGGTAGTTCAGATTGTTTCGGTTTTTTCTCGAGAACCGGTGTTGGAGCTTCTACAACAGGAGAAGGTACGGTAATCGGAGATACCACCTCCGGCGTTATAGCCGCCTTAGGCGCCTCAAGTTCTGTAATTTCTTCCAACTCATCCGAGTCTTCTGTTTCTTCCTCGTATTCTTCTTCAGAGTCTTCCAGTTCTTCTAAAGAATCGCCCTCTTCAGTCCATTCTTCTAACTCTTCGCCTTCTTCTTCAAAGTCTTCCTCTTCGGCTGAAACTTCTTCTTTAATTTCTTTATTGAAAACAATTGGTTGGACTTCTTCCAACTCTTCCAAATCCGGCGCTGCATTCAGAACTTCCTCTTTTGCGAAAGAAGTAATTGTAGAAGTTTCACTCCTAAGGTCCAAGATCTCCCATGCCTTTTTAGAAGAAGAAACCGGAACTTCTTCTTTTCTTTCCGGAACTCCATATACTTTTTCCACTAAACGAGAAGAAGCAGTTTGGAATTGGAAAATTTTTCGATCATCTTCAAAAAAACCTTGGAGAAGACCTGAATTTCTATATTGAACATTGGATTCTCTTTGGTCCGCGACCTTAGAGTTTCCTTTTACTTTTTGGATATAAGATTCTAAATTTGCAGGAGTTTTCACTTGGTTTTGTTTTTCTGAAGAAGACCCAGAAACTTCTCTGCGGAACCAAGGAGGCACATTGTCTTCTGAGACTTCAGTGTTCGTTTCTTTCCAAGAACTAACGGAATTCATCATACTTGAAAGACCTTTGGACCAATCAGCAGATTTGGTTTTAGAAAATGTTGGTTCGTAATTTGGAATATCTTCTTCTTTTTTAGTTCTTCCACTCATATAACCAGAAAGCCATTGCTCCTTCCAGTCACGGCCGCTTTGCGCAAGAAGCCTTCCAAAAAAATGGACTGGAGATTCATTCAAATAAACAAGTATGCCATAAAAATAGACCACGAAATGGATCAGAAGTCTTCCCGTAGAACCAAGAAGATATTCCAAAGCCACCGCGAGTGCCTGGCCTAAGACTCCACCGTTAGATGCAAAAGGAACTGTTGAAACATTTCCAAAAACATTAAGACTCACAGCTACAGCGAGTAAGAATAATGGAATAGTGAGAAGTTTGTTCGTAACATCCTGAGCAGGTTTCGCAAGAAGTATCCCACCAGTCAGAATAAGCATGATCCCAGGAACAAAGGATGCGTTCCCGAATAGGTATAAGAATCCCCAGGAAAGATAATGACCAAGCCTTCCAAAAAGGTTCGCCTCCACTCCATTTTCAGCAATGGTAAAGGAACCCAGAGAAAGGGTCAGGAAAATCCCAGTGAAAAGTAGAAGATATGGCAATGCCGCCCGTCCCTTTTCCCAAATCGCTATATTTTGTCCGACTATTTGGTCCCTTCTATCCATACTCCCTAAGGATCGGCAGAAAAGGTAAATCGGTAAAGAGACTTAATTCCGTGAAATAAGACGCAGAACTGAAAAAGAGACGCCGCGTAGGAGTTTAGGCACGCAGAGTCGCGGAGTTTTTTAGGAATACAAATCCCCAAAATCTTCCCTCTCTGCGGCTTTGCGCCTCTGCGTGAGAATAATACTGTGCTTCTTTCCTCTCCGCCTCTCAAAAACCGGTGCTACCGAAGCCGCCTGCCCCTCTTTCGGATTCAGGAAGTTCGTTCACCAATTCCCAGTCGGTATGCCAGGTACGGCGGATGAGCAGCTGAGCAATCCTGGTTTTATCTTCTAAAAGATAAGGCTCTTTTCCTAGATTGAGAAGAGGCACCATCAATTCCCCTCTATAATCAGAGTCGATTGTGCCTGGAGTATTCGGAATTAGGATCTTAAACTTCGTGGAAAATCCAGAGCGAGGTCTGATCTCGAAATGAAATCCTTCTGGGATTGCAAAAGAAAGTCCTGTTGGAACTAAAACGACTTCTCCGACGGGTAATATCAAATTAGATTCCAAACATGCAGCAATATCATAACCTGCAGAACCTGAAGTTTTGATCTCAGGAAGGAGGGCCTTCTCTTTTAGTTTTTTAACTGGGATTTTCATATTAGTAAGAATAGGATTCGAAAATAGATTTTATTTTTTGTTCTTCTTTCGGTTTTAATTTTGCTAAAACGGAAAGGTGTAATTCAGGAAGTGCGAATATTTTTCGGACGGTCCCGTTAATCTCTTCTTCAGTTACCGAATGGATCTCTTTTATCCTGTTTTCTAAAGAATTATATTTTCCGTAATACAACTCTTGGAATGCGATATTATTCATTCTACTTTCAGTATGCTCGTAACCTATGGAAAGACTTCCCTCGTGGTTTGTTTTGGCATCTTTCAACTCTTGAGAAGTTACTCCCTTATCCACAAAAAGTTTTAGTTCTTCTAAGATCAGTTCCAAACTTTCTGCAAATCTTTCTTTAGAAGTAGAACATACGATTGAGTTAATTCCTACATCGCGATACGAAGAAGGATAACTTGTAATATGATAACAAAGTCCTTTTTCTTCTCTAACTTTTTGAAATAAACGAGAAGACATTCCCCCGCCTAAAACATGCGTAAGAAGAGAAAGCCTGGTCGCATCGTGAAAATTACGAGGAAAACCTTCTCCGCCTAAAATAAAATAGGCTTGTTCCGTTTCCTTATTTCCTTTGCGGAAATACCCGAATCCTTTTTTAGGGGTTTCGAATGTACCTTCTTTTCCCTTTTTAACAGAACGAGAGAAGTATTTGGAAATCAGATCAAATACAAACTCTGGTTCGTAATTTCCAGAAAGGGAAAGTATCATATTCTCCGGATGATAATAGGTCTCGTAAAATTCTCTAAGACTAGAAGGAGTCACTCCTCTAATCGAGGCTTCTGTCCCTATAATATCCCTTCCTAAAGAATTTCCTGAAAATAGATTATTATAATAAAAATCGTGGATCGCATCTTCTGGAGAATCTTCATAACCTTTCATTTCTTCCAAGACAACTTCCGCTTCTGTTCTGATATCTTGGTCCCGAAACAAAGGTTGGAACATCATTTCTGAAAGTAATTCCAAGCCAAGCTCCAGATCCCTGGAAGCTAATGTTGCATGAAAGTAAGTGTATTCTCTTGATGTGGCTGCGTTAGAGTAAGCTCCTACTCTTTCCCAATCCTCTGCTTGTTGTTTTGCAGTACGCTTTTCCGTGTCTTTGAAAAGCATATGCTCCAGGAAGTGACAGTAACCTGCGTTCTCCAAAGTCTCGGACCTGGATCCCACTTTTACATACACCCCCATAGACACGCTTACGGAATAAGGAGCTCTTTGGAACAAGACTACAAGTCCGTTCCCCAATGTTATTTTATGATTTTTTTCTTCTAGAAAAACCAATGTGCTACCCGGCGAAAAAATTTCGCCGGTCTTATTCGTTTTTTAAACTTCGAGAGCGTCTCTTCTGGAAAGATCAATCTTTCCGGTTTTATCCACGTTTAATACGCGGACACGGATGATCTCACCTTCTTTAACTACGTCTTTCACTGAATTCACACGTTTAGAATCCAATTTAGAAATATGGCAAAGTCCTTCTTTACCTGGTAGGATCTCCACAAAGGCACCGAAATCGGTGATACGTTTTACTTTGCCTTCGTAAATTTTTCCTACTTCTACTTCTGCGAAGAAACCTTCTACCATGCCTGCAGCTTTTTCTGCCTGCTCTTGGTTGGCTCCAGCAATAGTCACTTTTCCATCGTCGTCAATATTGATATCCGCGCCGGAAGCTTCAATGATTCCACGGATATTTTTGCCACCTGGACCGATCAGTTCCCCGATACGATCTTTAGGTATATATTTAACGATAATTTTAGGTGCTGTGCGAGAAACTGAATCCGCTGCTTTGGAGATAGATTTTTCCATCACATCCAAGATATGGAAACGAGCTTTTTCGGCCTGAGCAAATACCGCTTCTAGAACGTTAAACGCAACACCAGTTACTTTTAAGTCCATCTGGAAAGCAGTGATCCCTTTTCTGGTTCCTGCAATTTTGCAGTCCATATCACCGAAATGATCTTCCAATCCTGCGATATCGGATAATACTGCAAATCTTCCTGATTCATCTGAGAATAATCCCATTGCAATTCCGGAAACTGCGGACTTGATAGGAACACCTGCTGCCATCAGAGCTAAAGATCCTGAACAAACAGAAGCCATGGACGAAGATCCATTAGATTCTAAAATTTCAGATACAACTCTGATCACATAAGGAAAATCATCCGGCTTTGGAAGA
It encodes:
- the dut gene encoding dUTP diphosphatase, translating into MKIPVKKLKEKALLPEIKTSGSAGYDIAACLESNLILPVGEVVLVPTGLSFAIPEGFHFEIRPRSGFSTKFKILIPNTPGTIDSDYRGELMVPLLNLGKEPYLLEDKTRIAQLLIRRTWHTDWELVNELPESERGAGGFGSTGF
- a CDS encoding M16 family metallopeptidase gives rise to the protein MVFLEEKNHKITLGNGLVVLFQRAPYSVSVSMGVYVKVGSRSETLENAGYCHFLEHMLFKDTEKRTAKQQAEDWERVGAYSNAATSREYTYFHATLASRDLELGLELLSEMMFQPLFRDQDIRTEAEVVLEEMKGYEDSPEDAIHDFYYNNLFSGNSLGRDIIGTEASIRGVTPSSLREFYETYYHPENMILSLSGNYEPEFVFDLISKYFSRSVKKGKEGTFETPKKGFGYFRKGNKETEQAYFILGGEGFPRNFHDATRLSLLTHVLGGGMSSRLFQKVREEKGLCYHITSYPSSYRDVGINSIVCSTSKERFAESLELILEELKLFVDKGVTSQELKDAKTNHEGSLSIGYEHTESRMNNIAFQELYYGKYNSLENRIKEIHSVTEEEINGTVRKIFALPELHLSVLAKLKPKEEQKIKSIFESYSY